One segment of Brienomyrus brachyistius isolate T26 unplaced genomic scaffold, BBRACH_0.4 scaffold38, whole genome shotgun sequence DNA contains the following:
- the LOC125722411 gene encoding uncharacterized protein LOC125722411, which produces MTDHKKRKQRRRRPDEPTISLGASSLVRLWEQLQPPLERYYFRPERLANRGARVVRDAIPRVPCTLKGATPVSPVRDLEGEHAASTTSFLSGRIGQKIFCTRFCLLRSCKKTEDCKSGKGSITQPHPVLQATGGATVLHKLDELQRFISGTAHATSCCSDPSLCGRAALCSLQCVHHQLPMAVISPLHRCRALVALPPLWALQAVACGEKYPAQTEIQSEPPSQSAGLHGQRR; this is translated from the exons atgacggaccacaagaagagaaagcagaggagaaggagaccCGATGAGCCGACGATCAGCCTGGGAGCTTCCTCTCTCGTCAGGCTTTGGGAGCAA CTGCAGCcacccctcgagcggtattacTTCCGGCCCGAGAGGCTGGCTAATAGAGGGGCCAGAGtggtgcgggacgctatcccgcgggtGCCCTGcacccttaaaggggccacgcccgtctcTCCTGTGCGGGACCTGgag ggagaacatgctgcttcgaCAACATCTTTCCTCAGTGGAAGAATCGGCCAGAAGATCTTCTGtacccgtttctgcctgct GAGGTCATGCAAGAAAACAGAAGACTGCA AGAGTGGAAAAGGGAGCATTACTCAACCGCATCCAGTCCTCCAAGCAACAGGGGGCGCAACagtgctgcacaaactggacgaACTGCAAAG GTTCATATCGGGCACCGCACACGCCACCAGCTGCTGCTCGGATCCATCGCTGTGTGGGCGAGCtgctctctgcagcctgcagtgtgtCCATCATCAGCTGCCAATGGCTGTCATCAGCCCCCTGCACAGATGCCGTGCT TTGGTGGCACTGCCTCCTCTCTGGGCCCTGCAGGCTGTTGCCTGTGGGGAGAAATATCCAGCCCAAACTGAAATTCAGAGTGAGCCTCCCAGTCAGAGCGCAGGACTTCATGGACAGAGGAGGTGA